The nucleotide sequence TGGCGGCCTGCCGGGCGGCATTGGCGTTGAGGCCCTTGGCCTCGAACTCGTCGGCGAGCGACTGCAGGTGGAACCGGAGTTCGTCGTCGAGGTCGCGCTCGGCCTTGTTCCGGCGAACGGCAGCGAGCAGGCGACGCAACAGTGCAATCATTAGCCCTCCTCGCCCGAACGGAGAAACCGCTGCATCAGCGCCACCGTTCGAGCCCAGTCCCGCTCCTCGGCAGCGATCTGGCGGCGCCCGGTCCTCGTGAGCTCATAGAAGCGCGCCCTCCGGTTGTTCTCGGAGGTGCCCCATCGCGCCCGGATCCAGCCGCGCTGCTCGAG is from Terriglobia bacterium and encodes:
- a CDS encoding PadR family transcriptional regulator; amino-acid sequence: MSKGKTKPDLLQGTLDLMVLRTLETMGPQHGFGLAKRILQISDGLLDLNQGTLYPALLRLEQRGWIRARWGTSENNRRARFYELTRTGRRQIAAEERDWARTVALMQRFLRSGEEG